From a region of the Fischerella sp. JS2 genome:
- a CDS encoding photosystem II protein Y → MDLDMRVVIVLAPVAIAAGWALFNIGAAALRQVQSFLNREA, encoded by the coding sequence ATGGACTTAGATATGCGTGTAGTTATCGTATTAGCGCCAGTTGCGATCGCAGCTGGTTGGGCATTGTTTAATATTGGTGCTGCTGCTTTAAGACAAGTACAAAGCTTTTTGAATAGAGAAGCATAA
- a CDS encoding gamma carbonic anhydrase family protein: MSNTFYWSSPNISPAAFVAPNAVVIGSVNIAAGVSIWYGAVIRGDVERIEIGECTNIQDGAILHGDPGKPTILEDHVTVGHRAVVHSAYIERGSLIGIGAIILDGVRVGAGSIVGAGAVVTKDVPPQSLVVGTPAKVLRQVTDTQAAELIEHAERYKKLALVHAGKGTDIGFSVH; the protein is encoded by the coding sequence GTGTCTAACACTTTCTACTGGTCTTCTCCTAATATTTCTCCAGCCGCTTTCGTTGCACCTAACGCTGTTGTTATTGGTTCAGTAAATATAGCGGCAGGGGTGAGCATTTGGTATGGAGCAGTCATTAGGGGAGATGTAGAACGGATTGAAATTGGCGAATGCACCAACATCCAAGATGGAGCAATTCTACACGGAGATCCGGGTAAGCCCACAATCTTAGAAGATCATGTTACCGTAGGGCATCGTGCTGTGGTACATTCTGCCTACATTGAACGTGGAAGTTTAATAGGAATTGGGGCAATTATTTTAGATGGCGTCAGAGTCGGGGCTGGCAGCATTGTAGGGGCTGGCGCAGTCGTCACCAAAGATGTACCACCTCAATCCCTAGTTGTTGGGACTCCTGCAAAGGTATTGCGTCAAGTCACAGACACTCAGGCAGCAGAATTAATTGAACACGCTGAACGTTACAAAAAGTTAGCTTTAGTCCATGCTGGGAAAGGGACTGATATTGGTTTTAGCGTACATTGA
- a CDS encoding TIGR02652 family protein, with translation MNPGLQYPIFGPEIQCPHCRQTIPALTLTDTYLCPRHGAFEANPKTGELIHLQSGRHWRRWNGEWYRQHTHPDGIRFEIHEALDKLYTQGYRATRVIIARRYLELMSGYLERSTPWRGGQSEGTAARLYGLPVEFSPDSTEEPCWEVINFDLEKEPGVPVRYPYFRLFE, from the coding sequence ATGAATCCAGGCTTGCAGTACCCAATATTTGGCCCTGAAATACAGTGTCCCCACTGCCGACAGACAATACCGGCACTGACACTGACAGATACCTATCTGTGTCCCCGTCATGGCGCGTTTGAAGCCAACCCCAAAACTGGAGAGTTGATTCATTTACAGTCTGGACGACATTGGCGCAGATGGAATGGAGAATGGTATCGGCAACATACCCATCCCGATGGCATTCGCTTTGAAATTCACGAAGCCCTAGACAAGTTATATACACAAGGTTATCGAGCAACACGGGTAATTATCGCTCGCCGCTATCTAGAGTTGATGAGTGGGTATTTAGAACGCAGCACTCCTTGGCGGGGAGGACAGTCGGAAGGGACTGCGGCACGATTATATGGTTTGCCAGTAGAGTTTAGCCCAGATTCCACAGAAGAACCCTGTTGGGAAGTAATTAATTTTGATTTGGAAAAAGAACCTGGCGTACCTGTGCGCTACCCTTATTTTCGATTGTTTGAATAA
- a CDS encoding VOC family protein, with the protein MHHASIRTANIHKAIAFYEQLGFSVCERFTTGYTLACWMEGLGGRIELIQIPEPKPAPDAFADEHYVGYYHLSFDLSEVTPDLPSYLTKLTETFALAAQEQPEYLQPLQVLLEPTQQQIGDRVYEVAFIADADGLPLELIRVLATLGDRG; encoded by the coding sequence ATGCACCACGCTTCCATTCGTACCGCTAATATCCATAAAGCGATCGCCTTCTATGAACAACTAGGGTTTTCAGTTTGCGAACGCTTCACCACTGGTTATACTCTTGCTTGTTGGATGGAAGGACTAGGCGGCAGAATAGAGCTGATTCAAATACCAGAACCAAAACCAGCACCAGATGCATTTGCCGACGAACATTATGTAGGCTACTATCACTTATCTTTTGATCTGAGTGAAGTTACTCCCGATTTACCTAGCTACTTGACAAAATTAACAGAAACTTTTGCTCTTGCTGCACAAGAACAACCAGAATATCTACAACCACTCCAGGTTTTGTTAGAACCAACTCAACAGCAAATAGGCGATCGCGTTTATGAAGTCGCTTTTATTGCTGATGCTGACGGCTTACCCCTGGAATTAATTCGAGTTTTAGCAACACTTGGGGATAGGGGGTAG
- a CDS encoding pitrilysin family protein, producing the protein MSVFNKLHRYRLSIFVLTLWLLAVLLLSDGSATSHTTANFVRVETLKENVLKRTKKNYVTENVSQAVLENGLMVLTKEVHSAPVVSVQMWYKVGSRNEQPGVNGIAHQLEHMMFKGTKNRPIQFGRLFSALGSDSNAFTSYDQTAYYSTAERDKLNALLILEADRMQNALIDAQKLESEKRVVISELQGYENSPEYRLNRAVLQTVFPEHPYGLPVGGTKVDVKKFQVKQVQEYYQKFYSPDNAVLVIVGDFDTAKTLKVVKDVFGKIQKSQLSGVNSQVLSVKSQKVSQSPIVLREPGANALLQAIYPLPDVNHPDIPALDVMDYILTEGRNSRLDQALVESGIATDVTGTIVSLHEAGWYELSVTAAPGKNLKKIDTAMQKAIASLAVQGAKGEEVNRAKAQLEAAVILNNRDITSQAMQLGNDQTTAGDYRYTDRYLAAIRRVTATDVQRVTNKYLKQNARFVGNFEPTQIQALEKSDTKLHSTLITENFSADTSEVTTEVAKYLPPLDTTTVPTDVTLTLPEQFKLSNGLEVLLLQDKSTPTVTLSGYIKAGNEFDSEAKAGLASLVAENLMNGTKTRDVLAIAKALDERGASLDFESYREGVEIQGSSLAGDLPVVVQILADVVKNPTFPSKELELTRQQALTNLKEELDDPTEVAKRTFVQSVYPKTHPLHKFATQKSLQRIRREDLVAFKTQHYRPDAMVLALVGDFDPQQVRSLIEAEFGNWKVSGQVPKLAYPVVSVPDKIVRVNPVLPGKAQAVTYMGSTGINRLDSRYYAALVLNQILGGDTLSSRLGVEIRDRQGLTYGIYSTFQVGKNVGIFLIEMQTAPEDATHAINSTRRLLEEIHQQGVTPEELKTAKRTLISNYNVSLADPDELSYRILMNKVYELDKEELRSFVSKIASVTLEQVNQAGRELLHPDKIVVVTAGPNIVADGH; encoded by the coding sequence ATGTCTGTGTTTAACAAGTTGCATAGATATCGTCTTTCTATTTTTGTGTTGACTCTCTGGTTACTTGCGGTTTTGCTACTGAGTGATGGATCAGCTACTAGTCACACAACCGCAAATTTTGTCCGAGTAGAAACACTTAAAGAAAATGTTTTAAAAAGAACTAAAAAAAATTACGTGACAGAGAACGTTTCCCAGGCAGTACTGGAAAATGGTTTGATGGTGCTAACAAAGGAAGTCCATTCAGCACCAGTGGTATCAGTGCAGATGTGGTATAAGGTTGGCTCACGCAACGAACAACCAGGTGTAAATGGTATTGCCCATCAATTAGAACATATGATGTTCAAAGGCACAAAAAACCGTCCAATTCAATTTGGACGTTTGTTTAGTGCTTTAGGTAGCGATTCCAATGCTTTCACTAGCTATGACCAGACTGCATACTATAGCACCGCAGAACGTGATAAGCTCAACGCCCTGCTTATACTAGAAGCAGATAGAATGCAAAATGCTCTGATTGATGCACAGAAACTAGAAAGTGAAAAGCGGGTAGTGATTTCTGAGTTGCAAGGCTACGAAAATAGCCCAGAGTATCGCCTAAATCGTGCGGTGTTACAAACAGTATTTCCTGAACATCCTTATGGCTTACCTGTGGGTGGTACTAAAGTTGATGTTAAGAAATTTCAAGTTAAACAGGTACAAGAATACTATCAGAAATTCTACAGTCCCGATAATGCTGTTTTAGTAATTGTTGGTGATTTTGACACAGCCAAAACTCTCAAAGTTGTGAAAGATGTATTTGGGAAAATACAGAAAAGTCAACTGTCAGGTGTCAACAGTCAAGTTTTAAGCGTCAAGAGTCAAAAAGTTTCCCAATCTCCCATAGTATTACGCGAACCAGGGGCAAATGCACTGTTGCAAGCGATATATCCTTTACCAGATGTAAATCATCCTGATATACCAGCGTTAGATGTGATGGATTACATCTTGACAGAAGGACGGAATTCTCGACTTGATCAGGCATTGGTGGAATCTGGTATAGCAACTGATGTCACAGGTACGATTGTAAGTTTGCACGAAGCTGGTTGGTATGAATTGTCTGTGACTGCTGCACCTGGCAAAAATTTGAAAAAAATTGATACAGCGATGCAAAAGGCGATCGCATCACTTGCTGTGCAGGGAGCAAAAGGAGAAGAAGTGAATCGCGCCAAAGCACAGTTAGAAGCTGCTGTAATTTTGAATAACCGTGATATTACCAGTCAAGCGATGCAGCTAGGTAACGACCAGACAACAGCTGGTGATTACCGCTACACAGACCGCTATCTAGCAGCTATCCGTCGGGTAACAGCTACGGATGTGCAACGTGTCACAAATAAATATTTAAAGCAGAACGCACGTTTTGTTGGCAATTTTGAACCAACTCAAATCCAAGCATTAGAAAAGAGCGATACTAAATTACACTCTACACTGATCACTGAAAATTTCTCTGCTGATACATCAGAAGTAACTACCGAGGTGGCTAAATATTTGCCACCCCTAGACACAACAACAGTTCCCACCGACGTAACCCTAACTTTACCAGAGCAATTTAAATTATCTAATGGTCTAGAAGTATTGTTGTTGCAAGACAAGAGTACGCCAACAGTGACTTTGAGTGGCTATATAAAAGCTGGTAATGAATTTGACTCAGAAGCGAAAGCTGGACTAGCATCTCTTGTGGCAGAGAACTTGATGAACGGGACTAAAACCAGAGATGTGTTGGCGATCGCAAAAGCTTTGGATGAACGTGGCGCTAGTTTAGATTTTGAGTCTTATCGTGAAGGTGTAGAAATTCAAGGTAGCAGCTTGGCAGGAGACTTGCCTGTTGTTGTGCAAATCTTAGCAGATGTAGTCAAGAATCCGACTTTTCCCAGTAAAGAATTAGAACTGACTCGACAACAAGCTTTAACCAACTTGAAGGAGGAATTAGACGATCCTACAGAAGTTGCCAAAAGAACATTTGTGCAATCTGTGTATCCGAAAACTCATCCATTGCACAAATTTGCTACGCAAAAGAGTTTGCAGCGCATTCGTAGAGAAGATTTAGTTGCTTTTAAAACACAACACTACCGTCCAGATGCAATGGTACTGGCACTGGTAGGAGATTTTGACCCTCAACAAGTGCGATCGCTCATCGAAGCTGAATTTGGTAACTGGAAAGTTAGCGGTCAAGTTCCAAAATTAGCATACCCTGTAGTGTCAGTACCAGACAAAATTGTGCGTGTTAATCCGGTGTTGCCAGGTAAAGCCCAAGCTGTTACTTATATGGGTAGCACAGGGATTAATCGCCTAGATTCACGATATTATGCAGCTTTAGTATTAAATCAGATACTAGGCGGCGATACTCTATCTAGTAGGCTGGGGGTAGAAATACGCGATCGCCAAGGCTTGACCTACGGGATTTATAGCACCTTCCAAGTTGGGAAAAACGTCGGTATATTTTTGATTGAAATGCAAACAGCACCAGAAGACGCAACTCACGCCATCAACAGCACTCGCCGACTACTAGAAGAAATTCATCAGCAAGGTGTCACCCCTGAAGAATTGAAAACAGCAAAGCGCACCTTAATCAGTAACTACAATGTTTCGCTTGCTGATCCAGACGAATTGTCATACAGAATTTTGATGAATAAGGTTTACGAGTTAGATAAAGAAGAATTGCGCTCTTTTGTTAGTAAAATTGCCTCAGTTACCCTTGAGCAAGTCAATCAAGCAGGTCGTGAGTTACTTCATCCCGATAAAATTGTTGTGGTGACTGCTGGACCAAATATAGTAGCAGATGGTCATTAG
- a CDS encoding cupredoxin domain-containing protein, producing MTKIFLKILQPICVVLALLSFTILTATPTKAASLSGDLLKQSPTEITVSLSNSANELKYEPNQLEFLAGKRYKLKLINPSNQKHYFTAKDFADGIWTQKVEAGKVEVKGAIHEVELKPGAEAEWVFVPLKPGKYGLRCPIAGHAEAGMTGDIVIQ from the coding sequence ATGACAAAAATATTCCTCAAGATTTTACAACCTATATGCGTTGTACTGGCGCTACTAAGTTTCACTATCCTCACAGCTACTCCAACAAAAGCAGCAAGCTTATCTGGGGATTTACTGAAGCAGTCACCTACAGAAATTACAGTTAGCCTCAGTAATTCTGCTAACGAACTGAAATATGAGCCAAATCAACTAGAATTTTTGGCAGGTAAACGTTATAAGTTGAAGCTGATCAATCCTAGTAATCAAAAGCACTACTTTACTGCCAAAGATTTTGCTGATGGAATTTGGACACAAAAAGTCGAAGCTGGCAAAGTAGAGGTAAAAGGAGCTATTCATGAAGTGGAACTGAAGCCAGGCGCTGAGGCTGAGTGGGTGTTTGTTCCGCTTAAGCCTGGTAAGTATGGCTTACGTTGTCCAATAGCAGGGCATGCTGAAGCTGGGATGACAGGAGATATTGTCATTCAGTGA
- a CDS encoding class I SAM-dependent methyltransferase has protein sequence MEKTGSDFYDDEAVFATYMSHRQRVDTPNDTLEKPAIMDLIGCITGKRILDLGCGDAAIGRELLHHGAASYTGIEGSHRMAIIATKKHDDTTGQIIEQTIENWIYPHAAFDLVIARLSLHYVADLAAIYTQIFHALTPAGLFVFSVEHPVITSCDRGWTSGTVRQDWVVDDYFTTGLRVTHWLGGTVQKYHRTVEDYFHLLKEAGFIIEDLREARPQREHFQNVQTYERRKRIPLFLILAARKPV, from the coding sequence ATGGAGAAGACAGGTTCAGACTTCTATGACGATGAGGCGGTTTTTGCAACATACATGAGCCATCGTCAACGTGTAGATACACCGAACGATACGCTGGAAAAGCCAGCGATTATGGATCTGATTGGATGCATTACTGGCAAACGTATCCTTGATCTGGGGTGTGGCGATGCGGCAATTGGACGAGAACTCCTCCATCACGGCGCTGCGAGCTACACTGGTATCGAAGGCTCGCACAGGATGGCTATCATTGCGACCAAGAAACATGATGACACAACAGGTCAGATTATTGAGCAAACGATTGAGAACTGGATCTATCCCCACGCAGCATTTGATCTGGTTATTGCACGACTTTCCCTGCATTATGTTGCTGACTTGGCAGCAATTTACACCCAGATATTCCACGCACTCACACCTGCGGGACTGTTTGTTTTTTCGGTAGAACATCCCGTGATCACTTCCTGTGACCGAGGCTGGACTTCTGGGACAGTCCGCCAAGATTGGGTTGTCGATGACTATTTTACTACCGGACTGCGAGTCACACATTGGCTTGGCGGCACGGTGCAAAAATATCACCGCACGGTCGAAGACTATTTTCATCTCCTCAAGGAAGCTGGATTTATCATTGAGGATCTGCGTGAAGCGCGTCCGCAACGCGAACACTTTCAAAACGTGCAAACCTACGAGAGACGAAAGCGTATTCCGCTGTTTTTGATTCTCGCGGCACGCAAGCCCGTCTAG